The following proteins are encoded in a genomic region of Streptococcus constellatus subsp. constellatus:
- a CDS encoding galactokinase codes for MSTTLSIQQLRSNFATIFGAEADHTFFSPGRINLIGEHTDYNGGHVFPAAISLGTYGAARKRDDNLLRFYSANFEDKGIIEVPLENLRFEKTHNWTNYPKGVLHFLQKAGHVIDKGMDIYVSGNIPNGSGLSSSASLELLTGIIVEKLFDLKLERLDLVKIGKQTENEFIGVNSGIMDQFAIGMGADQRAIYLDTNTLEYDLVPLELKDNMVVIMNTNKRRELADSKYNERRAECEKAVEELNRKLSIATLGELDEWSFDEYSYLIEDENRLKRARHAVLENQRTLQARAALQAGDLDKFGRLMNASHVSLEHDYEVTGLELDTLVHTAWEQEGVLGARMTGAGFGGCAIALVGKDAVESFKENVDHKYQEVIGYAPSFYIAEVAGGSCLLD; via the coding sequence ATGTCAACAACTCTTTCTATTCAACAATTGCGTTCAAACTTTGCAACAATTTTTGGGGCAGAAGCAGATCACACATTCTTTTCACCGGGACGCATTAACCTGATTGGTGAACATACAGATTACAATGGTGGTCACGTCTTTCCGGCAGCTATTTCGCTAGGAACTTATGGAGCTGCGCGCAAACGTGACGATAATTTACTTCGTTTTTACTCAGCAAACTTTGAAGACAAAGGAATTATTGAGGTGCCACTAGAAAATCTTCGTTTTGAAAAAACGCATAATTGGACAAATTATCCAAAAGGGGTACTTCATTTCTTACAAAAGGCAGGGCATGTCATTGATAAAGGAATGGATATCTATGTCTCTGGGAATATTCCAAATGGTTCAGGTCTCTCTTCATCAGCTTCATTGGAACTATTGACAGGAATTATTGTAGAGAAACTGTTTGATTTAAAATTGGAACGTTTAGATTTAGTAAAAATCGGTAAACAAACGGAAAATGAATTTATTGGTGTGAATTCAGGAATCATGGATCAGTTTGCTATTGGCATGGGAGCAGATCAACGAGCGATTTATCTAGATACCAATACACTTGAATATGACTTAGTACCTCTTGAACTTAAGGATAATATGGTTGTTATCATGAATACAAATAAGCGCCGTGAACTAGCAGATTCCAAATATAATGAACGCCGTGCTGAGTGTGAAAAAGCTGTTGAAGAACTTAACCGTAAGCTGTCTATCGCAACCTTAGGCGAGTTGGATGAGTGGTCCTTTGACGAGTATAGCTATCTGATAGAGGACGAAAATCGTCTCAAACGGGCTCGTCATGCCGTCTTGGAAAATCAACGTACTTTGCAAGCGCGGGCAGCTTTGCAAGCAGGCGATCTTGACAAGTTTGGTCGTCTGATGAATGCTTCTCATGTTTCGTTAGAGCATGACTATGAGGTGACTGGTTTGGAGTTGGATACGTTGGTTCACACGGCCTGGGAGCAAGAAGGTGTTCTGGGGGCTCGTATGACCGGAGCAGGCTTCGGTGGCTGCGCCATTGCTTTAGTTGGTAAGGATGCGGTGGAATCTTTCAAAGAAAATGTCGATCATAAGTATCAAGAAGTCATCGGCTATGCCCCTAGCTTTTACATCGCAGAAGTAGCCGGCGGTAGCTGTCTATTGGATTAA
- a CDS encoding DUF4044 domain-containing protein, with translation MAFGDNGQRKKTGFEKLTLIVVVIMLLVTVGAIFASALGALSNF, from the coding sequence GTGGCTTTTGGTGATAATGGACAACGGAAAAAAACAGGATTCGAAAAATTGACTTTGATTGTAGTTGTTATCATGTTGTTGGTAACTGTTGGAGCGATCTTTGCAAGTGCGCTTGGTGCTTTGAGTAATTTCTAG
- a CDS encoding LacI family DNA-binding transcriptional regulator translates to MATIKDIAKSAGVSPATVSRVLNHDQSMSVSDETRQKIFDIAEELEYKKTKRGSKRNSQNRRIAIVEWYTEEEELDDLYYYAIRLGVEKKAQELAYDVMRFFNNEELNHLDQVDGIIAIGKFSTQKIKELELYTKHLVFIDSNTLAYGHSCVMADFENSVIAVLNHFLEKQHQQIGLLIGQEQTSDKTTILSDPRLVTFKNFLTEKQLYQEKYVKIGNFSSESGYSMMKELIENLGKQLPTAFFIASDALAVGALRALQEADIPVPDRVNVIAFNDTSIAKYVYPPLSTVTVFTEEMGRQGFQLLHEEFQHPGSTIPRMVTLATKLTLRKSSL, encoded by the coding sequence ATGGCAACAATTAAAGATATTGCAAAAAGTGCTGGTGTCTCTCCAGCAACTGTATCACGCGTTTTAAATCACGACCAATCCATGTCTGTGAGTGACGAGACTCGCCAAAAGATATTTGACATTGCAGAAGAATTAGAATATAAAAAAACAAAAAGAGGAAGCAAGCGAAATTCCCAAAACCGCAGAATTGCGATTGTAGAATGGTACACAGAAGAGGAGGAACTAGACGACCTCTACTACTATGCCATTCGTCTTGGGGTAGAGAAAAAAGCTCAAGAATTGGCCTATGATGTTATGCGCTTTTTCAATAATGAAGAATTAAATCATCTCGATCAAGTTGACGGCATCATCGCGATTGGAAAATTTAGCACTCAAAAAATTAAAGAACTAGAACTCTATACAAAACACCTTGTTTTTATTGATAGCAATACACTTGCCTATGGACATAGCTGTGTGATGGCTGACTTTGAAAATTCTGTTATAGCTGTTCTTAATCACTTTTTAGAAAAGCAACACCAACAAATTGGACTGCTGATTGGGCAAGAACAGACTTCTGACAAAACCACTATCCTATCTGATCCACGCTTAGTAACCTTTAAAAATTTTCTAACTGAAAAACAACTCTATCAAGAAAAATATGTCAAAATAGGAAACTTTTCATCTGAATCAGGTTATTCTATGATGAAAGAATTGATTGAAAATTTAGGCAAACAACTTCCGACTGCATTTTTCATAGCAAGTGATGCTTTAGCTGTGGGTGCACTTCGAGCACTGCAAGAAGCAGATATTCCTGTGCCAGATCGTGTTAATGTAATTGCTTTTAACGATACGTCTATTGCCAAGTACGTCTATCCGCCACTCAGCACGGTTACTGTCTTTACAGAGGAAATGGGCAGACAAGGCTTTCAACTGCTGCACGAGGAATTTCAACATCCTGGCTCGACCATTCCACGTATGGTAACACTTGCCACCAAACTAACCCTTAGAAAGAGCAGCTTATAG
- the galT gene encoding UDP-glucose--hexose-1-phosphate uridylyltransferase produces MAGNLLDDFVTEVIANSSFTEMDRTYLINRVMALIGEEAEKQKTSASGLIDLKDDLLKIALATGNVGSTHAEQDILGAKLMDLVTPAPSQLNQQFWQTYEQTPEQAIANFYELSKCNDYIKLKAIAKNIVYQTATEYGDLEITINLSKPEKDPKEIAAAKKAKTSHYPACQLCFENEGYQGRLDHPARSNHRIIRFDLVGQEWGFQYSPYAYFNEHCIFLDSKHTPMTISRATFERLLDIVEIFPSYFAGSNADLPIVGGSILTHDHYQGGRHTFPMEKANLDKVFTFVGFETVEAGIVNWPMSVLRLKSTDKAALIELSDTILQKWRAYSDPTVQILAESNGEQHHTITPIARRKKGKFELDLVLRDNQTSKEHPDGIYHPHQDVQHIKKENIGLIEVMGLAILPPRLKNELKEVEEFLLGQREEVAPYHQAWADQLKAHHPDATLESAQTIVRASVGRIFKRVLEDAGVYKRTKEGQAAFMRFIESIGLVK; encoded by the coding sequence ATGGCAGGAAATTTACTAGATGACTTTGTAACAGAGGTCATAGCAAATAGTTCTTTTACAGAAATGGATCGAACCTATTTGATAAATCGTGTCATGGCTCTAATTGGGGAAGAGGCTGAGAAACAGAAAACATCAGCAAGTGGTTTAATTGATCTCAAAGATGATTTACTAAAAATTGCTTTAGCAACTGGGAATGTTGGTTCGACTCATGCAGAACAGGATATTCTTGGGGCAAAGTTGATGGATTTAGTCACCCCAGCTCCTAGTCAGCTAAATCAACAATTTTGGCAGACCTACGAACAAACTCCTGAGCAGGCCATTGCTAATTTTTATGAGCTCAGCAAGTGCAACGATTATATTAAATTGAAAGCCATTGCTAAAAATATTGTCTATCAAACAGCTACTGAATATGGCGATTTGGAGATTACCATCAATCTTTCTAAACCAGAAAAAGATCCCAAAGAGATTGCAGCAGCTAAGAAGGCCAAAACGAGCCATTATCCAGCCTGTCAGCTTTGTTTTGAAAATGAAGGGTATCAAGGTCGACTAGATCATCCAGCACGATCTAATCATAGAATTATCCGTTTTGACTTAGTCGGACAAGAATGGGGCTTTCAGTATTCGCCCTATGCTTATTTTAATGAGCATTGCATTTTTTTAGATAGCAAGCATACTCCTATGACTATCAGTCGTGCTACTTTTGAGCGCCTTTTGGACATTGTAGAAATTTTTCCGAGCTATTTTGCGGGTTCTAATGCTGACCTTCCTATCGTGGGAGGATCTATTCTCACACATGATCATTATCAAGGGGGAAGGCATACTTTTCCTATGGAAAAAGCAAATCTGGACAAAGTTTTCACCTTTGTAGGATTTGAAACCGTAGAGGCTGGTATTGTCAACTGGCCTATGTCGGTTTTGCGGTTGAAATCAACTGATAAAGCTGCATTGATAGAGTTGTCGGATACGATTTTACAGAAATGGCGTGCATACTCTGATCCGACTGTTCAGATTTTAGCTGAGTCAAATGGTGAACAACATCACACTATTACTCCTATTGCTCGGCGAAAAAAGGGCAAGTTTGAATTAGATTTGGTTCTTCGAGATAATCAAACATCCAAAGAGCATCCGGATGGTATTTATCATCCTCATCAAGATGTTCAGCATATCAAGAAAGAAAACATTGGTTTGATTGAGGTCATGGGCTTAGCGATTCTTCCACCTCGTTTGAAAAATGAATTAAAAGAAGTTGAAGAATTTCTTTTGGGACAAAGAGAAGAAGTGGCTCCTTATCATCAGGCATGGGCTGACCAGTTAAAAGCTCATCATCCAGATGCAACACTAGAATCAGCGCAAACAATCGTGCGCGCTTCAGTCGGTCGGATTTTTAAACGCGTCTTGGAAGATGCGGGTGTTTACAAGCGAACAAAAGAGGGGCAAGCGGCTTTTATGCGCTTCATTGAGTCTATAGGTCTTGTGAAATAA
- the thrB gene encoding homoserine kinase, with product MKIIVPATSANIGPGFDSVGVAVSKYLIIEVLGKSDQWIIEHDLGRRIPSNERNLLIKVARRIAPAIRPHHLKMTTNIPLARGLGSSSSVIVAGIELANQLVNLQLSNTEKLNLATKIEGHPDNVAPAIYGNLTISSYVNGEVSTVVTKFPEVSLIAYIPNYELRTKDSRGVLPKELSYQEAVAASSIANVAIAALMKGDMVVAGQAIESDRFHEHFRQGLIKEFPKIKMMAKENGAYATYLSGAGPTVMILVPKERSNTLKEKIEEQQFKGQVFELQVDCKGVRVEK from the coding sequence ATGAAAATTATTGTACCTGCAACGAGTGCTAATATTGGACCGGGATTTGATTCGGTTGGTGTAGCTGTCAGTAAATATCTGATCATTGAAGTTTTAGGAAAAAGTGATCAGTGGATTATTGAGCACGATTTAGGGCGGCGCATTCCTTCAAATGAACGGAATTTGTTGATTAAAGTAGCGCGTCGAATTGCTCCAGCCATCCGACCTCATCATTTAAAAATGACGACTAATATCCCTTTGGCGCGTGGTTTGGGATCTTCTAGTTCTGTTATTGTTGCAGGGATTGAACTAGCCAATCAATTAGTGAATTTACAGTTATCAAATACGGAAAAGTTAAATCTTGCGACGAAAATTGAAGGGCATCCAGATAATGTGGCACCTGCTATTTATGGTAATTTGACGATTTCTAGTTATGTAAACGGAGAAGTTTCAACAGTTGTGACGAAATTTCCAGAAGTAAGCCTTATTGCCTACATCCCAAATTATGAATTGCGCACAAAAGATAGCCGTGGCGTTCTTCCAAAAGAGTTATCTTATCAAGAAGCTGTTGCTGCAAGCTCGATAGCAAATGTGGCAATTGCTGCTTTAATGAAGGGAGACATGGTAGTAGCGGGACAAGCTATTGAGTCCGATCGTTTCCATGAGCACTTTCGCCAAGGCTTGATTAAGGAATTTCCCAAAATCAAGATGATGGCAAAAGAAAATGGTGCGTATGCGACTTATCTATCAGGAGCAGGACCTACTGTGATGATTCTAGTACCAAAAGAGCGCTCGAATACACTAAAAGAGAAGATAGAAGAGCAACAATTTAAAGGACAAGTTTTTGAACTTCAGGTTGATTGCAAAGGCGTTCGAGTAGAAAAATAA
- a CDS encoding polysaccharide deacetylase family protein: MGKHSGNRSARNRIRKRRQRRTIISLILLVILVIAGTFMWKHSGVNLANNQTKSADSTVNKSSSSQSTAKKTMDSSHKKTKIKWVKQDQPVKFPILMYHAIHNMDPSEAANAGLIVSPETFESHLKALKDAGYYTLTPEEAYKVLTENVLPENKKVVWLTFDDSLRDFYTNAFPLLQKYQMKATNNVITGFVENGREDMLTLQQIREMKKKGMSFEDHTVNHPDLSLASTETQTTELQASKQYLDNNLSQNTTTVAYPSGRYTQTTTQIAESLGYKMGLTTNNGLASLNDGLLTLNRIRVNPTTTAQDLLNEIATN, encoded by the coding sequence ATGGGAAAACATTCTGGTAATCGTTCTGCAAGAAATCGTATTCGTAAAAGGAGACAACGGCGCACTATTATTAGTCTCATCTTATTGGTCATTCTAGTAATCGCAGGGACATTCATGTGGAAACACTCTGGAGTAAACCTCGCTAATAACCAAACAAAATCTGCTGATTCAACAGTAAATAAATCTTCTTCCTCACAATCAACAGCTAAAAAGACAATGGACTCTAGTCACAAAAAGACTAAAATCAAATGGGTGAAACAGGATCAACCGGTTAAATTTCCTATTCTGATGTATCATGCGATTCATAATATGGATCCTTCTGAAGCAGCAAATGCAGGTTTAATTGTCTCACCAGAAACATTTGAAAGTCATTTAAAAGCCTTAAAAGATGCTGGTTATTATACTCTTACTCCAGAAGAAGCATATAAAGTTTTGACTGAAAATGTCCTTCCGGAAAATAAAAAAGTCGTTTGGTTGACTTTCGATGATAGTCTGAGGGATTTCTATACAAACGCCTTTCCATTGCTTCAAAAATATCAAATGAAAGCAACAAACAATGTCATTACTGGCTTTGTCGAAAATGGGCGCGAAGATATGCTAACTCTGCAGCAAATCAGAGAAATGAAAAAAAAGGGAATGTCTTTTGAAGATCATACGGTTAACCATCCAGATTTATCCCTTGCAAGTACAGAGACACAAACGACAGAATTACAAGCTTCCAAACAATACCTAGACAATAACCTTTCACAAAATACGACAACGGTTGCATATCCTTCAGGGCGTTATACTCAAACAACGACACAGATTGCTGAAAGCCTTGGTTATAAAATGGGATTGACAACCAACAACGGACTGGCTTCTCTTAATGACGGACTTTTGACCCTCAACCGTATTCGCGTCAATCCGACAACAACTGCACAAGATTTATTGAATGAAATTGCTACAAACTGA
- the birA gene encoding bifunctional biotin--[acetyl-CoA-carboxylase] ligase/biotin operon repressor BirA → MKTYEILFDILSRESDYISGEKLAQELGISRTSIWKAIQRLEKEGIRIESIKNKGYKLISGDLLITKKIEEAAPIHVSFNPNCQSTQLDAKAGIEAVKPANTLYLASYQSAGRGRFGRNYFAPDQGGIYMSLHLKPNLPFQQIPAYTILTAGAIYKAIKDLTLMEMDIKWVNDIYYKGKKIAGILTEAITSVETGLVTDVIIGVGINFAISDFPKELKNSAASLFHEKQPITRNELIAEIWKDFYECDPDELIYLYKQHSLILGRTITFCQNDKEYKGVAKEISDTGQLLIQLDTGQEMWLNSGEVSLTSW, encoded by the coding sequence ATGAAAACATACGAAATTTTATTCGACATTTTAAGTCGAGAATCTGACTATATCAGCGGTGAAAAATTAGCACAGGAGTTAGGAATTTCACGCACTTCTATCTGGAAAGCTATTCAGCGTTTGGAAAAAGAAGGGATTCGTATTGAATCCATAAAAAATAAAGGTTATAAACTCATCTCTGGTGACTTGCTGATTACTAAAAAAATAGAAGAAGCTGCTCCCATCCACGTTTCCTTCAATCCAAACTGCCAATCCACTCAGTTAGATGCCAAAGCTGGTATTGAAGCTGTTAAGCCTGCCAATACGCTCTATCTTGCTTCCTATCAATCAGCTGGTCGTGGACGCTTTGGCAGAAATTATTTTGCTCCAGATCAAGGCGGGATTTATATGTCCCTTCATCTGAAACCCAATCTCCCTTTTCAACAAATTCCCGCCTATACTATCCTGACTGCTGGAGCCATTTATAAGGCTATTAAAGACCTCACTTTAATGGAAATGGACATTAAATGGGTCAATGACATTTACTACAAGGGCAAGAAAATAGCCGGCATTTTAACCGAAGCTATTACTTCTGTCGAGACGGGCTTAGTCACTGATGTGATTATTGGAGTGGGCATCAATTTCGCAATCTCTGATTTTCCGAAAGAGTTAAAAAATAGTGCTGCCTCTCTCTTCCACGAAAAGCAACCTATCACACGCAATGAACTCATTGCTGAAATTTGGAAAGATTTTTATGAATGTGATCCAGACGAGCTGATTTACCTTTACAAACAGCATTCTCTTATCTTAGGTCGGACAATCACTTTTTGCCAGAATGACAAAGAATACAAAGGAGTTGCCAAGGAAATATCAGATACCGGGCAGCTATTGATCCAATTAGATACCGGACAAGAAATGTGGCTAAACAGCGGTGAAGTTTCTTTAACAAGTTGGTAA
- the obgE gene encoding GTPase ObgE, translating into MSMFLDTAKIKVKAGNGGDGMVAFRREKYVPNGGPWGGDGGRGGNVIFVVDEGLRTLMDFRYNRHFKAQSGEKGMTKGMHGRGAEDLMVHVPQGTTVRDAETGKILTDLIENGQKFIVAHGGRGGRGNIRFATPKNPAPEISENGEPGQERELQLELKILADVGLVGFPSVGKSTLLSVITSAKPKIGAYHFTTIVPNLGMVRTQSGESFAVADLPGLIEGASQGVGLGTQFLRHIERTRVILHVIDMSASEGRNPYEDYLAINKELESYNLRLMERPQIIVANKMDMPDSAENLKTFKKKLAENYDELPQIFPISSLTKQGLSMLLDATAELLDKTPEFLLYDESEMEEEAYYGFDEDAPAFDISRDDDAAWVLSGDKLEKLFVMTNFDREEAVMKFARQLRGMGVDEALRARGAKDGDLVRIGNFEFEFVD; encoded by the coding sequence ATGAGTATGTTTTTAGATACAGCTAAGATTAAAGTCAAGGCTGGGAATGGCGGTGATGGTATGGTAGCATTTCGCCGTGAAAAGTATGTCCCCAATGGCGGTCCTTGGGGTGGCGATGGCGGTCGTGGCGGCAACGTCATTTTTGTCGTAGATGAAGGGCTTCGTACCCTGATGGATTTTCGTTATAATCGTCATTTTAAAGCTCAGTCTGGTGAGAAAGGAATGACCAAAGGAATGCACGGTCGTGGTGCGGAAGATTTGATGGTTCATGTGCCGCAAGGGACGACGGTTCGTGACGCCGAAACAGGAAAAATCCTAACAGATTTGATTGAAAATGGTCAAAAATTTATCGTGGCGCACGGCGGTCGCGGCGGTCGCGGCAATATCCGCTTTGCAACACCTAAAAACCCAGCACCAGAAATTTCTGAAAATGGTGAACCAGGTCAAGAACGTGAGCTACAGTTGGAGTTAAAAATTCTAGCAGATGTTGGTTTAGTTGGCTTCCCGTCTGTTGGGAAATCAACTCTGCTAAGTGTTATCACATCCGCTAAACCGAAAATTGGAGCGTATCATTTCACGACAATTGTACCTAATCTTGGAATGGTTCGAACGCAATCTGGTGAATCATTTGCTGTGGCAGATTTGCCTGGATTGATTGAAGGTGCAAGTCAAGGAGTGGGATTGGGGACACAGTTTCTTCGCCATATTGAACGAACGCGTGTCATCTTGCACGTCATTGATATGTCAGCTAGTGAAGGGCGTAATCCTTACGAAGATTATCTTGCAATTAATAAGGAATTGGAATCGTACAATCTTCGTTTGATGGAGCGTCCGCAGATTATTGTCGCTAATAAAATGGACATGCCTGATAGTGCAGAAAATTTGAAGACATTTAAGAAAAAATTAGCAGAAAATTATGATGAATTGCCACAGATTTTTCCAATTTCAAGTTTGACCAAACAAGGATTATCAATGCTGTTAGATGCGACTGCAGAATTACTAGATAAAACTCCTGAATTTTTACTTTATGATGAGTCTGAAATGGAAGAGGAAGCTTATTATGGCTTTGATGAGGATGCTCCTGCCTTTGACATCTCACGTGATGACGATGCAGCTTGGGTACTTTCAGGTGATAAATTAGAAAAACTTTTTGTTATGACGAACTTTGACCGTGAGGAAGCAGTCATGAAATTTGCCCGTCAATTGCGTGGTATGGGTGTAGATGAAGCCTTGCGAGCTCGTGGCGCAAAAGATGGGGACCTGGTTCGTATCGGCAACTTTGAATTTGAATTTGTGGATTAG
- a CDS encoding homoserine dehydrogenase, with the protein MSIKIALLGFGTVASGVPFLLKENNEKIVQAAHSEIEITKVLVKDIAEKERLVAAGNHFNFVTTIDEILNDKEVSIVVELMGRIEPAKNFITRALEAGKHVVTANKDLLAVHGAELLEIANKNKVALYYEAAVAGGIPILRTLVNSLASDKITRILGVVNGTSNFMLTKMLEEGWSYEAALSEAQQLGFAESDPTNDVDGIDAAYKMTILSQFAFGMTVKFEDVAHQGIRKITPEDVTVAQQLGYVVKLVGSIEETKSGLAAEVTPTFLPKSHPLASVNGVMNAVFVESIGIGESMYYGPGAGQKPTATSVVADIIRIVRRINEGTVGKAFNEFQRELVLAKREDIKSSYYFSILTPDSKGQVLRLAEIFNTEDVSLQQILQQGTDGNTARVVIITHAINKTQLENVTRKLQATSGFKLLNTFKVLGE; encoded by the coding sequence ATGTCTATTAAAATTGCTTTACTTGGTTTTGGAACAGTTGCTAGTGGTGTTCCATTTTTATTAAAAGAAAATAATGAGAAGATTGTGCAAGCAGCTCATTCAGAAATTGAAATCACGAAAGTATTGGTGAAAGATATTGCTGAAAAAGAGCGCTTGGTAGCAGCTGGGAATCATTTTAATTTTGTTACGACAATTGACGAAATTTTAAATGATAAGGAAGTAAGTATTGTTGTTGAGTTGATGGGGCGTATCGAACCAGCAAAAAACTTTATTACACGTGCATTAGAGGCGGGTAAGCATGTTGTTACTGCAAATAAAGATTTGTTAGCAGTTCATGGTGCGGAGTTGCTTGAAATTGCTAATAAAAATAAGGTGGCTCTTTACTATGAAGCAGCGGTAGCAGGAGGAATTCCGATTTTACGCACACTTGTTAATTCTTTAGCATCTGATAAAATTACGCGTATTCTCGGTGTGGTCAATGGGACATCTAACTTCATGCTGACTAAAATGCTAGAAGAAGGTTGGTCTTATGAAGCAGCGTTATCTGAAGCGCAACAACTTGGATTTGCAGAAAGTGATCCAACTAATGATGTCGATGGCATTGATGCTGCTTATAAAATGACTATTTTGAGTCAATTCGCCTTTGGCATGACAGTTAAATTTGAAGATGTTGCTCATCAAGGCATTCGCAAGATTACACCAGAGGATGTAACAGTTGCGCAGCAATTAGGCTATGTTGTCAAATTAGTTGGTTCTATTGAAGAAACAAAATCAGGTCTTGCTGCAGAAGTCACACCGACTTTTTTACCAAAATCTCATCCTCTTGCTAGTGTGAATGGTGTGATGAACGCAGTCTTTGTGGAATCTATCGGGATTGGTGAGTCGATGTATTATGGTCCAGGTGCTGGACAAAAACCTACAGCAACAAGTGTCGTAGCAGATATCATTCGGATTGTTCGGCGCATCAATGAAGGAACTGTTGGAAAAGCCTTTAATGAATTTCAACGTGAACTGGTTCTTGCTAAACGAGAAGATATTAAGAGTTCTTACTACTTTTCAATATTGACACCGGATTCGAAAGGTCAAGTTTTACGTTTGGCAGAAATTTTTAATACTGAGGATGTTTCCTTGCAGCAAATCTTACAGCAAGGAACAGACGGAAATACTGCACGCGTTGTGATTATCACCCATGCTATCAACAAAACACAACTAGAAAATGTCACTCGAAAGTTGCAGGCAACTTCTGGTTTTAAATTATTGAATACGTTCAAAGTACTAGGAGAGTAG